From the genome of Papaver somniferum cultivar HN1 chromosome 2, ASM357369v1, whole genome shotgun sequence, one region includes:
- the LOC113351316 gene encoding vinorine synthase-like, with protein MKIEVVSKESIKPSYPTPNNLKIHNLSNLDQLIPAFYMDHILYYPSLDSNDSSLGDDEEDKKMIFSASSRHRCDVVKKSLAETLTRYYPLAGRIKDEKSVECNDEGVDYIEARVVGITVSQVIQLASSDIEVMEPFLPYEPYGGTGSAFRRAGIHSNSKPLLKIQVNVFDCGGMVICLSGSHKVIDATSILNFVNDWAATARGGFDTHDDELKVAVVDKPCYIFSSMFPPTSFGNQEEKDTADQAQLVPDRIEIVTKRFVFKDSSIAKLKKKCIHVNTNNGSDHQVDKQEHNMQQMPSRIEALTSLIWMCFMDVDRRFKVKQIDDAVSPVNTVNEVSLPKQVQYVAGFAINLRTRTIQPLPTNSFGNMTDTAIAEVTLNLTGSDHFNNEKGIRDQSQNYPELVSKIKDSIKLVDNKHIEAMKRNLAISCNNIKMHQMMKESTFDQNTRELLMFSSWCRFPIYEADFGWGKPSWASITKLLYKNCVMFLDTSSGDGIEAWVSLKEEDMVEFERHEELVALAS; from the coding sequence ATGAAGATTGAAGTAGTATCAAAAGAGTCCATTAAACCCTCATATCCAACTCCAAATAACCTCAAAATTCACAATTTATCCAATTTAGATCAGCTTATCCCTGCATTCTATATGGATCACATCCTTTACTATCCAAGTTTGGATAGTAATGATAGCAGCCTTGGCGATGATGAGGAAGATAAGAAAATGATCTTCTCAGCATCATCTCGTCATCGCTGTGACGTTGTCAAGAAATCCTTAGCCGAGACGTTAACCAGATACTATCCATTGGCTGGAAGGATAAAAGATGAGAAATCTGTTGAGTGTAATGACGAGGGTGTGGACTATATCGAGGCCAGAGTGGTCGGTATAACAGTCTCTCAAGTTATACAACTCGCCAGTTCCGATATTGAAGTTATGGAACCATTCCTACCTTATGAGCCTTATGGAGGGACTGGGTCAGCATTTAGGCGAGCGGGAATACACTCCAACTCCAAACCTCTCTTAAAAATCCAAGTCAATGTCTTCGATTGTGGTGGAATGGTTATCTGTCTCTCCGGCTCACACAAAGTAATTGATGCGACTTCTATCCTTAATTTTGTGAATGATTGGGCAGCTACAGCTCGTGGTGGTTTTGACACTCATGACGATGAACTAAAAGTTGCAGTGGTTGACAAGCCTTGTTACATATTTTCATCAATGTTCCCACCAACAAGTTTTGGCAACCAAGAAGAAAAAGATACTGCAGATCAAGCCCAACTTGTACCAGATCGAATTGAAATAGTGACTaaaagatttgtgtttaaggATTCTAGTATAGCTAAACTCAAGAAAAAGTGCATCCACGTAAACACTAATAACGGATCAGATCATCAGGTTGATAAGCAAGAGCATAACATGCAGCAGATGCCGTCACGTATTGAAGCATTAACATCCCTTATATGGATGTGTTTCATGGATGTGGATCGTCGATTCAAAGTGAAACAAATAGACGATGCTGTCAGCCCTGTCAATACTGTAAATGAGGTTTCTCTTCCAAAGCAGGTGCAGTACGTAGCAGGATTTGCAATAAATTTGAGGACTAGGACGATTCAACCGTTGCCAACCAACAGTTTCGGGAATATGACTGACACTGCGATTGCAGAAGTTACCCTTAACCTAACTGGTAGTGATCATTTCAACAACGAGAAAGGTATTCGTGATCAAAGCCAAAACTATCCAGAGTTGGTGTCCAAGATCAAGGATTCCATAAAGTTGGTCGACAATAAGCACATAGAAGCCATGAAAAGAAACCTTGCAATCTCGTGCAACAATATAAAGATGCATCAGATGATGAAGGAAAGTACATTTGATCAAAACACTAGAGAGTTACTAATGTTCAGTAGTTGGTGTAGGTTCCCCATATATGAAGCAGACTTTGGTTGGGGAAAACCCAGTTGGGCTAGCATTACTAAGCTACTTTACAAAAATTGTGTTATGTTTCTCGATACAAGTTCAGGGGATGGGATAGAAGCATGGGTAAGCTTGAAAGAGGAAGACATGGTTGAATTTGAACGTCACGAGGAACTTGTTGCATTGGCTTCTTAA